A portion of the Mesoplasma entomophilum genome contains these proteins:
- a CDS encoding bifunctional 5,10-methylenetetrahydrofolate dehydrogenase/5,10-methenyltetrahydrofolate cyclohydrolase, whose protein sequence is MIILDGKKIALKRKKELALRISKYQNQGLRKPKLVVIMVGNDPASEVYVSHKIKVANEVGIDSQLLRFENNIKKEDLYNKINELNKDASIDGILLQLPLPIDFVEEDYLQAITPLKDVDGFHYINQGKMLQGYDTIYPCTPLGIINLLEEYNININNKDITLIGTSNIVGKPLGMMLLNKQATVTMCNKNTKDIKKHTVGADIIISATGKQFIITEDMIKNDAIVIDVGIIRDPITNKLVGDVDFEKVKLKASYITPVPGGVGPMTVITLMENTFVLYEKHISK, encoded by the coding sequence ATGATTATTTTAGATGGAAAAAAAATAGCTTTAAAAAGAAAAAAAGAATTAGCATTAAGAATTTCAAAATATCAAAATCAAGGATTAAGAAAACCTAAATTAGTTGTTATTATGGTTGGCAATGATCCTGCTAGTGAAGTTTATGTTTCTCATAAAATTAAAGTTGCTAATGAAGTAGGGATTGATTCTCAACTTTTAAGATTTGAAAATAATATTAAAAAAGAAGATTTATATAACAAAATTAATGAACTAAATAAAGATGCAAGTATTGATGGAATATTATTACAATTACCTTTACCAATTGATTTTGTTGAAGAAGATTATTTACAAGCAATAACTCCATTAAAAGATGTTGATGGTTTTCATTATATAAATCAGGGAAAAATGTTACAAGGATATGACACTATTTATCCATGTACACCCTTAGGAATCATTAATTTATTGGAAGAATACAATATTAATATTAATAATAAAGATATTACTTTAATTGGAACAAGCAATATTGTAGGTAAACCTTTAGGAATGATGTTATTAAATAAACAAGCAACTGTAACAATGTGCAACAAAAATACAAAAGATATTAAAAAACACACAGTTGGTGCTGATATTATTATTAGCGCAACTGGAAAACAATTTATTATTACTGAAGATATGATCAAAAATGATGCTATTGTTATAGACGTAGGAATCATAAGAGATCCAATAACTAATAAGCTTGTTGGGGATGTTGATTTTGAAAAAGTTAAATTAAAAGCTAGTTACATAACTCCAGTTCCGGGTGGGGTTGGTCCAATGACAGTAATAACGTTAATGGAAAATACATTTGTTTTATACGAAAAACATATAAGTAAATAA
- a CDS encoding potassium channel family protein, whose protein sequence is MAKKKSIAIIGVSNFSLSVIKTLVDKKQQVTVFDYDEDKLNLHLSEYEYGVDVVVLDSTNKMALTKNGIKAYDVVIVGVGTNIESGLMTVLNLIDLECENVIARARDEKHKRILTALGLSENQIILPDALAGNIVAARSMFNIDLDVDVQSIDEDFISTTLNVTNHNIFNKTILAAGLSTTKDFNIIQIRRKGKILLPDDYTELKEADDVVVFARTTVINELAEKIQGGAKDKKDVNDELVIFEELENDNNKNVNKSIDDKKKDDDLFDSTAADDLFDSIIFDDNVNETVDVLKLEKNKKSLKK, encoded by the coding sequence ATGGCAAAGAAAAAAAGTATTGCAATTATTGGAGTTTCAAATTTTAGTTTATCTGTAATAAAAACGCTTGTTGACAAAAAACAACAAGTTACAGTTTTTGATTATGATGAAGATAAATTAAACTTGCATTTATCAGAATACGAGTATGGAGTTGATGTTGTTGTATTAGATTCAACTAACAAAATGGCGTTGACTAAAAATGGAATTAAAGCATATGATGTTGTTATTGTTGGAGTTGGAACAAACATTGAATCAGGATTAATGACAGTTTTAAACTTAATTGACTTAGAATGTGAGAATGTTATTGCCAGAGCCAGAGATGAAAAACACAAAAGAATTCTTACAGCATTAGGTTTGAGTGAAAATCAGATTATTCTTCCAGATGCATTAGCTGGTAATATAGTTGCAGCTAGATCAATGTTTAATATTGATTTGGACGTAGACGTTCAATCAATAGATGAAGACTTTATTTCAACAACATTAAATGTGACAAACCATAATATATTTAATAAAACTATTTTAGCCGCAGGACTTTCAACAACAAAAGACTTTAACATTATTCAAATAAGACGCAAAGGTAAAATTTTATTACCTGATGATTACACTGAATTAAAAGAAGCAGACGATGTTGTAGTTTTTGCTAGAACAACAGTTATTAATGAACTAGCTGAGAAAATCCAAGGTGGAGCTAAAGACAAAAAAGATGTTAATGATGAATTAGTTATTTTTGAAGAATTGGAAAACGATAATAATAAAAATGTTAATAAGTCTATTGACGATAAAAAGAAAGATGATGACTTGTTTGATTCAACTGCTGCAGACGATCTGTTTGATTCAATTATATTTGACGATAATGTCAATGAAACCGTTGATGTTCTAAAATTGGAAAAAAATAAGAAATCATTAAAAAAATAA
- the gatB gene encoding Asp-tRNA(Asn)/Glu-tRNA(Gln) amidotransferase subunit GatB, translating to MKNFEIIIGIENHVELKTKTKMFSSAPVSYGETPNTNVNETDMAYPGSLPTINKKGIELAIRACSALKMEIDTLVKFDRKNYFYPDLTKGYQITQQYNPIGKNGKLIINVNGVEKEVDIERLHMEEDTAKQIHKDDLTFIDYNRAGTGLVEIVTRPVLRSADEACAYVEKLREVLLFLKVSDVKMNEGSLRTDVNISIRPFGTEEFSNKVEVKNLNSISNIKRAIEFEVERQTKMMLNNQPIIQETRRFDDSTNSTVSMRSKSDALDYKYFREPNIMPIQLDENWVDECIKNSPELADIKRVKYTNEYKLSSNDANIILTSIEMTEFFEEAIKHTNNYTKVANILISDIQAQLNNENTSIDKMALSPVYLAEMINLVDQSVISSKHTKTILPIIMKDSSKSVMTIVEELNIKMISDENEITNLVNPIIESNIELLEQYNERPERVTKTIMGQLMKVTGGNVNPEAGMNIIVKLVESKLN from the coding sequence ATGAAAAATTTTGAAATAATTATCGGGATTGAAAATCATGTTGAATTAAAAACCAAAACTAAGATGTTTTCATCAGCTCCAGTGAGTTATGGTGAAACTCCAAATACAAATGTAAATGAAACTGATATGGCTTATCCTGGAAGTTTACCAACAATTAACAAAAAAGGAATTGAATTAGCAATTAGAGCATGTAGTGCTTTAAAAATGGAAATAGATACTTTAGTAAAATTTGATCGTAAAAATTACTTTTACCCAGATTTAACTAAAGGTTATCAAATTACCCAACAATATAATCCAATTGGGAAAAATGGTAAATTGATCATTAATGTTAATGGAGTTGAAAAAGAAGTTGATATTGAAAGACTACACATGGAAGAAGATACAGCTAAACAAATTCATAAAGATGATTTAACATTTATTGACTACAATAGAGCAGGAACAGGTTTAGTGGAAATTGTTACAAGACCAGTTTTGAGAAGTGCTGATGAAGCATGTGCTTATGTTGAAAAATTGAGAGAAGTATTATTATTCTTAAAAGTCAGTGACGTTAAAATGAATGAAGGAAGTTTAAGAACAGATGTTAATATTTCTATTAGACCATTTGGAACTGAAGAATTCTCAAACAAAGTAGAAGTTAAAAACTTGAACTCAATTTCTAACATTAAAAGAGCTATTGAATTTGAAGTTGAACGTCAAACTAAAATGATGTTGAACAATCAACCTATTATTCAAGAAACACGTAGATTTGATGATTCAACAAACTCAACAGTTTCTATGCGTAGTAAATCTGATGCGTTAGATTACAAATATTTTAGAGAACCAAACATTATGCCAATTCAATTAGATGAAAATTGAGTAGATGAATGTATTAAAAATTCTCCTGAATTAGCTGATATTAAAAGAGTTAAGTATACTAACGAATATAAATTATCTAGCAATGATGCAAATATTATATTAACAAGTATTGAAATGACTGAATTTTTTGAAGAAGCAATTAAACATACTAATAACTATACTAAAGTAGCAAATATTTTAATTAGTGATATTCAAGCGCAATTAAATAATGAAAATACATCAATTGATAAAATGGCATTATCACCAGTTTACTTAGCTGAAATGATTAATTTAGTTGATCAATCTGTTATATCATCAAAACATACAAAAACAATCTTACCTATTATTATGAAAGATTCATCAAAATCTGTAATGACAATTGTTGAAGAACTAAATATTAAAATGATTAGTGATGAAAATGAAATAACAAATTTAGTAAATCCTATTATTGAAAGTAATATCGAATTACTTGAACAATATAATGAAAGACCAGAAAGAGTTACAAAAACTATTATGGGTCAATTAATGAAAGTAACTGGTGGAAACGTTAATCCAGAAGCTGGAATGAATATAATTGTTAAATTGGTTGAATCTAAATTAAATTAA
- a CDS encoding potassium transporter TrkG yields MNGGNQMTSKRKRSDKPNWLKMSKDNQQKNKFDPQKAFFKLKTWWPLSKVSGRIFLIYLFIVLFGGFLLCIPGIVVNNDLNGYDFRWDYLTGIFTASSAFSDTGINIIDPSHDYTFWGQLILLILIEMGGIGVLTLKIILFIAINKKISLSDTVVAQSERGNDVKSSTIELIKDGFIFLTFVQLIAAGVLFFLFFFSEPASESLNQVIGANGTHSNPNLNVVSPYHNFMKSIWFAIFHSTSAINNAGYDLLSTNSLQPYNIEGHQAYAIQIVFLLEWVIGGLGYPTFHDIKRKLKARRVGQKVRFSLFTKLNFWVYSILFVVGPLLVFASEYSNQANSLIFNYYTYETDPLTQMPINVIVTQAKPGYAVAMDIIFNTTACRNAGFSTVPINDFNASSKTILSSLMFIGSAPSSTAGGIRTTTFAIIILSTWAVIRNKNYTSAFKKVIPAETVRRSFSVFFISVLILTIVIILIYFDSNAYLTPGVENGVAGELVQNQGDASIIQILTLITSAYGTVGMNPFTQHQMYNFGVLTKLLIILCMFLGQLGISNTLLAFIKPSRKTNFKYLEEDVTIG; encoded by the coding sequence ATGAATGGGGGTAATCAAATGACTAGTAAAAGAAAAAGGTCAGATAAACCTAATTGACTCAAAATGTCAAAAGACAACCAGCAAAAAAATAAGTTTGATCCCCAAAAAGCTTTTTTTAAACTTAAAACTTGATGACCATTATCTAAAGTATCAGGAAGAATATTTTTAATTTATTTATTTATAGTTTTATTTGGTGGATTTTTGCTATGTATTCCTGGAATAGTTGTAAATAACGACTTAAATGGTTATGACTTTAGATGAGATTATTTAACCGGAATATTTACAGCTTCAAGTGCGTTTAGTGATACTGGGATTAACATTATTGATCCTTCACATGATTACACATTTTGAGGTCAATTAATTTTACTTATCTTAATTGAAATGGGTGGGATTGGAGTTTTAACATTAAAAATTATTTTATTTATTGCCATCAATAAAAAAATTTCACTTAGTGATACTGTGGTTGCTCAATCAGAACGTGGAAATGATGTTAAGTCATCAACTATTGAGTTAATAAAAGATGGATTTATATTTTTAACATTTGTGCAATTAATTGCTGCAGGAGTTTTATTTTTCTTATTTTTCTTTTCAGAACCAGCAAGTGAATCATTAAATCAGGTTATTGGTGCTAATGGTACTCATTCAAACCCAAATTTAAATGTTGTTTCACCTTATCACAATTTTATGAAATCAATTTGATTTGCTATTTTTCACTCAACTAGTGCAATTAATAATGCTGGTTATGATTTATTATCAACAAATTCACTTCAACCTTATAATATTGAAGGTCATCAAGCGTATGCTATCCAAATAGTTTTTTTATTGGAATGAGTAATTGGTGGATTAGGTTATCCAACATTCCATGATATTAAAAGAAAATTAAAAGCTAGAAGAGTTGGACAAAAAGTTAGATTTAGTTTATTTACAAAGCTAAACTTCTGGGTTTATTCAATTTTATTTGTTGTAGGGCCTTTATTGGTTTTTGCAAGTGAATATTCAAATCAAGCGAACTCATTGATTTTTAATTACTATACATATGAAACAGATCCATTAACTCAAATGCCAATTAATGTTATTGTAACTCAAGCTAAACCAGGATATGCTGTAGCAATGGATATTATATTTAATACTACTGCTTGTAGAAACGCTGGATTTTCAACTGTTCCTATTAATGATTTTAATGCCTCATCAAAAACAATATTATCTTCATTAATGTTTATAGGTTCAGCGCCATCTTCAACAGCAGGAGGAATTCGAACTACAACATTTGCAATTATTATTCTTTCAACATGAGCAGTTATTAGAAATAAAAACTACACAAGTGCATTTAAAAAAGTCATTCCTGCTGAAACCGTAAGAAGAAGTTTTTCAGTATTCTTTATTTCTGTACTTATATTAACTATTGTAATTATATTAATTTACTTTGATTCAAACGCTTATTTAACACCCGGTGTTGAAAATGGAGTAGCAGGAGAACTTGTGCAAAATCAAGGTGATGCAAGCATAATTCAAATATTAACTTTGATAACTAGTGCTTATGGAACCGTCGGAATGAATCCTTTCACTCAACATCAAATGTATAACTTTGGTGTATTAACTAAGCTATTGATTATTTTATGTATGTTCTTAGGTCAATTAGGAATTTCAAATACATTATTAGCATTTATTAAACCATCAAGAAAAACAAACTTTAAATATTTAGAAGAAGACGTAACAATAGGATAG